Within the Rickettsia rickettsii genome, the region TTTTAATAGTCTTGCTGAACTTAAATATATTGATCAACATGTTGTTGAACTCAAGTCAAAATTTAAAAATATTAGTTCCTCATGTCTGATTTATGAGGTAGTACGTAAGCTAATACATGAGTTAATTACCGATTTATTATGGCAAACAAAAGAAAATTTAAATAAAGAAAAAATTACTAACATAGATGAGATACGTAACTTAAATTATCAGATAGTGGATTTTACGGAAAAAACTAATAAAAATATTAAGGAAACTAAGAAGTTTCTTCATGAGCGAGTTTATAAAAGTAATAAAATTACGGCCATCAGCCTTAAATGTACTAAAATCGTACAAGGGCTGTTTAAGGTTTATATGGATGATATTAATTTATTGCCGGTTAATTGGAAAATGCTAATAGACTCTAATGAAACATATAGTAAAGCTAGAGTTATTGCTGATTATATAGCAGGGATGACTGACCGTTTCGCCATTCAGGAATATAATCAGCTCTGCTCGACTTCCTACATAACTTGCTTCTAAGGGTAATTTGTGCGTCGCTGCGGTGCTGCGTTCTGTGTCTCCTACAAATTCCTCCTTATTAGCAAGCGTTTGTAAGAATTCTATTCGCTGAATTTTAATAACATTTAATAATTATGAACATATTTAATCAATTGAAACAAGATATAATTGTGGCAAGCAAGCAATTATATAATAATCAAGCAATAGCAAATACTGCTACTATTGACATACCGAAAGATAGTTTTAACGGTGATTTATCAAGTAATGTTGCAATGATTATTGCAGCTAAAGAAAGTATTGCTCCTCGGGAAGTGGCTTTAAAATTTAAAGAAGTCCTTATAACATTACCTTATATTGCAAGTATAGAAATAGCAGGACCGGGATTTATTAATTTTACTATAAAAGCTGATAGTTGGCAGGCATCAATAAAGGATATTTTACAGCATGAAGAAAAGTTTTTTGAAATTGATATAGATAAAAGCAGAAATATTAACATCGAGTATGTTTCGGCAAATCCCACCGGTCCAATGCATATAGGGCATGCTAGGGGTGCGGTATATGGTGATGTGCTAGCAAGGATTTTGCAAAAGGTAAGTTATTCCGTTACAAAAGAATATTATGTTAATGATGCAGGCTCACAAATAAATGATTTAGTTAGTACTGTATTATTACGTTATAAAGAAGCTTTAGGTGAGCAAATTACTATCCCTGCCGGGTTATATCCGGGAGAGTATTTAATTCCGCTTGGGCAAATTTTAGCGAAAGAATACGGCAATAAATTATTAACGATGAACTATGATGAAAGGTTCAAAATAATTAAAAGTTTTGCCGTAGAAAAAATGCTTGATTTAAATAGAAAAGATTTAGCAGATTTAGGGATTAAACATGATATATTTTTCTCTGAGCAATCATTGCATGATAAAGGTGAGATAGAGGAAACAGTTAAACTACTGGAGAGTATGGGGCTAATTTATGAAGGTACGTTACCTGCCCCTAAAGGTAAAATTCACGAAGAGTGGGATAATAGAGTTCAAAAATTATTTAAATCTACTAAGTACGGTGATAGTCAAGATCGTCCTATAGAAAAAGCTGATGGAAGTTGGTCTTATTTTGCTTCTGATCTTGCATATGCTAAGGATAAAATAGAGCGGGGAGCGAATCACTTAATTTATGTACTGGGTGCCGATCATAGTGGATATGTTAAAAGAATTGAGGCAATAGTTAAAGCTTTAGGTAAGGAGCAGGTTAAAGTGGACGTTAAAATCTGTCAATTGGTTAATTTCGTTGAAAACGGTGTGCCGGTTAAAATGTCAAAACGTCTTGGGAGCTTTGCTAGTGTGCAAGACGTAAATAATGAGGTGGGGAAAGATATCATAAGATTTATGATGTTGACTAGACAAAATGATAAGCCACTTGATTTTGATTTGGTAAAAGTGAAAGAACAATCAAGAGAAAATCCTATCTTTTATGTACAATATGCACATGTGAGAACGATATCTATTTTATCAAAAGCTAGAGAATTAATGCCTGAATCTTATAATAACTTTGAATCAGGTAAGTATGATTTATCTTTATTATCCTCTGAAGAAGAAATTGAGATTATAAAACTTTTGGTTAGCTGGACAAAAACATTAGAAGCATCTGCAAAATATTTTGAACCGCATCG harbors:
- the argS gene encoding arginine--tRNA ligase, translating into MNIFNQLKQDIIVASKQLYNNQAIANTATIDIPKDSFNGDLSSNVAMIIAAKESIAPREVALKFKEVLITLPYIASIEIAGPGFINFTIKADSWQASIKDILQHEEKFFEIDIDKSRNINIEYVSANPTGPMHIGHARGAVYGDVLARILQKVSYSVTKEYYVNDAGSQINDLVSTVLLRYKEALGEQITIPAGLYPGEYLIPLGQILAKEYGNKLLTMNYDERFKIIKSFAVEKMLDLNRKDLADLGIKHDIFFSEQSLHDKGEIEETVKLLESMGLIYEGTLPAPKGKIHEEWDNRVQKLFKSTKYGDSQDRPIEKADGSWSYFASDLAYAKDKIERGANHLIYVLGADHSGYVKRIEAIVKALGKEQVKVDVKICQLVNFVENGVPVKMSKRLGSFASVQDVNNEVGKDIIRFMMLTRQNDKPLDFDLVKVKEQSRENPIFYVQYAHVRTISILSKARELMPESYNNFESGKYDLSLLSSEEEIEIIKLLVSWTKTLEASAKYFEPHRIAFYLINLASKFHSMWNFGKENSEYRFVIESNKELTLARLALASAIQKVIASGLEVIGVEPMNKM